The following are encoded together in the Robertmurraya sp. FSL R5-0851 genome:
- a CDS encoding IS3 family transposase, with protein sequence MQKGYSISKVLKIIGIPRSTYYYQKNYRVEEKKVSEGRPAPGYSIQEDGQKISDEQIKEFLLEEIAGDCYNYGYRKLTKVLRRKYKLKINKKKVYRICKELGILRPQRQKKVSYPRKLARNRIITRSNQLWEADIKYGFIEGEDRFFFVMSIIDVYDRGIITYHMGLSCTGDDVKQTLKRALLKRQQYDELEKPVIRTDNGPQFISHTFEKFCEDSKIEHERIPPRTPNMNAHIESFHRIFEDDCLSRWQFETYTEAYQEVMNFMEFYNERRMHSSILDLSPKEFYQKQDSLVIKEVRV encoded by the coding sequence ATTCAAAAAGGCTACTCGATTTCAAAGGTGCTTAAAATCATAGGTATTCCTCGATCCACATACTACTATCAAAAGAATTATCGTGTTGAGGAGAAAAAAGTAAGTGAGGGACGTCCAGCACCAGGTTATTCGATCCAAGAGGACGGTCAAAAGATATCAGACGAACAGATTAAAGAATTTCTACTAGAAGAGATTGCCGGTGATTGCTATAACTATGGTTATCGCAAACTCACTAAGGTCTTAAGGCGAAAATACAAACTTAAAATTAACAAGAAAAAAGTATACCGGATTTGTAAAGAATTGGGCATCTTACGCCCACAGCGCCAAAAGAAAGTCTCATACCCTAGGAAACTAGCAAGAAATCGCATTATTACAAGATCTAATCAGCTATGGGAAGCTGACATTAAATATGGCTTTATCGAAGGTGAGGATCGCTTTTTCTTTGTCATGTCCATCATCGATGTTTATGACAGGGGCATCATTACCTATCATATGGGATTAAGCTGCACTGGAGATGATGTCAAACAGACACTGAAAAGGGCATTATTAAAACGCCAACAATATGACGAATTGGAAAAACCTGTAATCCGAACAGACAATGGACCGCAGTTTATTTCCCATACTTTTGAAAAGTTTTGTGAAGATTCCAAAATTGAGCACGAAAGAATTCCACCAAGAACACCAAATATGAATGCTCATATTGAGTCTTTCCATCGCATTTTTGAGGACGATTGCCTATCCAGATGGCAGTTTGAAACCTACACAGAAGCATATCAAGAAGTCATGAATTTTATGGAGTTCTACAACGAGAGACGTATGCATTCTAGTATACTAGATTTGTCACCAAAGGAATTCTATCAAAAACAAGATTCATTGGTGATCAAGGAGGTTCGGGTGTAA
- a CDS encoding transposase: MKRIKHSKEFKLQVIKEAQDTGKNTLVARRYDLNPNMVSRWVREYKDGKFGEVDVAVLPDIDSKELSKENEKLKMLLGEKDLEIAILRDLIKKKNPHLLKSMK, from the coding sequence ATGAAACGAATAAAACATTCTAAAGAATTTAAATTACAAGTCATCAAGGAAGCCCAAGACACAGGGAAGAATACCCTTGTAGCTCGCCGGTATGATCTGAATCCCAATATGGTTAGTCGCTGGGTTCGTGAATACAAAGATGGTAAATTTGGTGAAGTAGATGTGGCTGTGCTGCCAGATATAGACTCCAAAGAATTATCCAAAGAAAATGAAAAACTTAAAATGTTATTAGGTGAAAAAGACCTTGAAATAGCGATCCTGAGGGATCTTATAAAAAAGAAAAACCCTCACTTGCTGAAAAGCATGAAGTAG
- a CDS encoding carbohydrate ABC transporter permease: protein MKKNKVGKTILYMILCLYAVTTLVPFLWALSSSFKTLQEIVSGSMSFIPKNFTLENYKQIFIEQEHFPRWMFNSLFIAGVGTFLNLIFNSMAGYALARLTFPGKKALFIIILGVLMIPAQVTMIPNYLILKELGWLNSYQGMIVPGMINATYIFMMRQFFINFPKELEEAAEIDGLSKFGTFFRVVLPLAKPALAAQSIFIFMGFWNDFMRPLIVITDIEMFTLPLGLNTFKGQFVSYWNYIMAASMVFTLPVLLLYAFFNRYFIKGISFTGGK from the coding sequence ATGAAGAAAAATAAGGTTGGAAAGACGATTTTATATATGATTTTATGCCTTTATGCAGTAACAACTCTAGTGCCTTTTTTGTGGGCACTATCTTCATCTTTTAAAACACTACAAGAGATCGTTTCTGGATCGATGTCTTTTATCCCGAAAAACTTTACTCTAGAAAACTATAAACAAATTTTTATTGAACAAGAGCATTTTCCAAGATGGATGTTTAATAGCTTATTTATTGCTGGAGTAGGGACTTTTTTAAACCTAATATTCAACTCCATGGCTGGATACGCACTAGCTCGTCTAACATTTCCAGGTAAAAAAGCGTTGTTCATCATTATTCTAGGGGTACTTATGATTCCTGCACAAGTAACGATGATTCCAAACTATTTAATTTTAAAAGAATTAGGCTGGTTAAATTCTTACCAAGGAATGATTGTACCTGGCATGATCAATGCAACCTATATTTTTATGATGAGACAGTTCTTTATTAACTTTCCGAAGGAGTTGGAAGAAGCAGCCGAAATAGATGGCTTAAGTAAGTTCGGGACATTTTTTAGAGTGGTATTACCACTAGCAAAGCCAGCACTAGCTGCTCAATCGATCTTTATTTTTATGGGATTTTGGAACGATTTTATGAGACCACTCATCGTTATTACTGATATTGAAATGTTTACCCTACCACTAGGCTTGAATACCTTCAAAGGACAATTTGTTAGCTATTGGAATTATATCATGGCAGCTTCCATGGTATTTACGCTACCAGTATTATTGTTATATGCCTTCTTTAACCGTTACTTTATTAAAGGGATCTCATTTACAGGTGGAAAATAA
- a CDS encoding sulfurtransferase, protein MKFIVEKEWVLKNLNQRDVRMIDCRFALANPELGKLEYDQNHISGAVYFDLEKDLSGQVGIHGGRHPLPDINELKEKLEMASIDQDTTLVAYDNGEGAYAARFWWMLSYLGHKKVYVLDGGYKNWTKANYPTTADVPVFEKLDFQIDLQPDLLADIKEVQEVVSGSYPNIVLIDSRENKRYLGIEEPIDKKKGHIPGAINKPWMEGLHEGYYHSVENQKERFSDIDPDKELIVYCGSGVTAVPNFLALKEAGFEHVKLYLGSFSDWISYEDNEIK, encoded by the coding sequence TGCACTTGCTAACCCTGAATTAGGAAAGCTAGAATACGATCAAAATCATATTTCAGGAGCCGTTTATTTTGATTTAGAAAAGGACCTTTCAGGACAAGTGGGTATTCATGGTGGAAGACACCCTCTGCCTGACATAAATGAATTAAAAGAGAAACTTGAAATGGCAAGTATTGATCAGGATACAACTCTTGTCGCTTATGATAACGGTGAAGGAGCCTATGCAGCTAGGTTTTGGTGGATGTTATCTTATCTTGGACATAAAAAAGTATATGTACTTGATGGAGGGTATAAAAATTGGACAAAAGCCAATTATCCAACTACAGCTGATGTACCTGTTTTTGAAAAATTGGATTTCCAAATCGACCTACAGCCTGATTTATTGGCTGACATAAAAGAGGTGCAAGAAGTCGTATCTGGAAGTTATCCAAACATCGTATTAATTGACTCACGCGAGAACAAAAGATACTTAGGAATTGAAGAGCCAATTGATAAGAAGAAAGGCCATATTCCAGGCGCTATTAATAAGCCTTGGATGGAAGGACTTCATGAGGGGTATTACCATTCAGTAGAAAATCAAAAAGAGAGATTTTCAGATATTGATCCTGATAAGGAACTGATCGTTTATTGTGGGTCGGGAGTAACTGCCGTTCCGAACTTCCTAGCATTAAAAGAAGCCGGCTTTGAACATGTGAAACTGTATCTAGGAAGCTTTAGCGACTGGATTTCTTATGAAGACAATGAAATAAAATGA